One genomic window of Magnolia sinica isolate HGM2019 chromosome 3, MsV1, whole genome shotgun sequence includes the following:
- the LOC131239671 gene encoding 3-ketoacyl-CoA thiolase 2, peroxisomal-like, with protein MGVGPAVAIPAAVKAAGLEISDIDLFEINEAFASQFVFCCKKLEIDPEKMNVNGGAIAIGHPLGATGARCIGTLLHEMKRRGKDSRFGVMSMCIGTGTGAAAVFERGDCVDELSNARRIHPNNLLSKDAL; from the exons ATGGGCGTTGGCCCAGCTGTTGCTATTCCTGCAGCTGTGAAGGCTGCTGGTCTTGAAATTAGTGATATTGATCTTTTTGAAATAAACGAG GCATTTGCTTCCCAGTTTGTGTTTTGCTGTAAGAAACTGGAGATTGATCCAGAGAAGATGAATGTGAACGGTGGTGCAATCGCTATCGGGCATCCTTTGGGTGCAACAG GTGCTCGCTGTATTGGAACTCTGTTGCATGAGATGAAACGCCGAGGCAAAGACTCCCGGTTTGGAGTAATGTCAATGTGCATAG GCACAGGGACGGGGGCTGCAGCTGTTTTTGAAAGGGGAGATTGTGTAGATGAGCTGAGCAATGCACGGAGGATCCATCCCAACAATCTTCTGTCCAAGGATGCTCTATAG